In Pseudorasbora parva isolate DD20220531a chromosome 20, ASM2467924v1, whole genome shotgun sequence, a single window of DNA contains:
- the ccdc3a gene encoding coiled-coil domain-containing protein 3a has translation MHLALLLTLGFGFAFACQLPSEWRPLSEGCRAELAEIIVYAKVLAIHEEPYASSLYNYLPYQKLERAEDALLYAAEVELLCDQAWGSMLEVPAGSRLNLTGLGYFSCQSHTVMENNSYIFFLRMDENYNILPHGVNFQDAIFPDTLDNRRLFSSLFQFSNCSAGQTVHNFNSDWESQEDSRLLCSSVQKVLFEEEERVGQLQERVAELERKNEQLKERVGKLRNSLRKARKTSRRAERERQELQELLKTAERRAGHHLNAIPPQHSSPRHRYTHGL, from the exons ATGCACCTTGCGCTTCTGCTAACGCTGGGGTTCGGGTTCGCGTTTGCATGCCAGCTACCCAGCGAGTGGCGACCCCTGAGCGAGGGTTGTCGGGCTGAACTCGCCGAGATCATCGTGTACGCCAAGGTATTGGCTATCCACGAGGAGCCGTACGCGTCCAGTCTGTACAACTACCTGCCGTACCAGAAGCTCGAGCGCGCAGAGGACGCGCTGCTGTACGCGGCGGAGGTGGAGTTGCTATGCGACCAGGCGTGGGGCAGCATGCTGGAGGTGCCCGCGGGCTCGCGCCTCAACCTCACAGGTCTCGGATACTTCAGCTGTCAGTCACACACGGTGATGGAAAACAACTCCTACATATTCTTCCTCAG AATGGATGAAAACTACAACATCCTCCCTCATGGAGTTAACTTCCAGGACGCCATATTCCCTGACACGCTGGATAACAGACGGCTGTTTTCCAGCCTCTTCCAGTTCTCAAACTGCTCTGCTGGACAGACGGTGCACAACTTTAATAGTGATTGGGAGAGCCAGGAAGACAGCAGG CTGCTGTGTTCCTCCGTGCAGAAGGTGTTGTTCGAGGAGGAGGAGCGGGTTGGGCAGCTCCAGGAGCGCGTGGCCGAGCTGGAGAGGAAGAATGAACAGTTAAAAGAACGAGTTGGGAAACTGAGGAATTCTCTGAGGAAAGCCCGGAAGACGTCCCGCCGTGCAGAGCGGGAACGCCAGGAGCTCCAAGAGCTCCTGAAGACGGCGGAGAGGCGTGCAGGACATCACCTCAATGCCATTCCACCACAGCACAGCTCTCCACGCCACAGATACACACACGGACTGTGA